The following proteins are encoded in a genomic region of Procambarus clarkii isolate CNS0578487 chromosome 23, FALCON_Pclarkii_2.0, whole genome shotgun sequence:
- the LOC138367673 gene encoding transcriptional regulatory protein AlgP-like: MQDLVPTLHAGPGAHPSSRTWCPPFLQDLVPTLPTGPGAHPSCRTWCTPFLQDLVPTLPAGPGAHPSCWTWCPPFLQELVPTLPAGAGAHPSCRTWCPPFLQDLVPSLHAGPGAHPSYRTWCPPFLQDLVPTLPAGPGALPSCWTWCPPFLQDLVPTLPAGPGAHPSCRTWCPPFMLDLVPTLPTGPGAHPSCRTWCPPFMLDLVPILPAGAGAHPSCRTWCPSFLQDLVSILPAGPGAHPSCMTWCPSFLQDLVPILPA; this comes from the coding sequence ATGCAGGACCTGGTGCCCACCCTTCATGCTGGACCTGGTGCTCACCCTTCCAGCAGGACCTGGTGCCCACCCTTCCTGCAGGACCTGGTGCCCACCCTTCCTACAGGACCTGGTGCCCACCCTTCCTGCAGGACCTGGTGCACACCCTTCCTACAGGACCTGGTGCCCACCCTTCCTGCAGGACCTGGTGCCCACCCTTCATGCTGGACCTGGTGCCCACCCTTCCTGCAGGAGCTGGTGCCCACCCTTCCTGCAGGAGCTGGTGCCCACCCTTCCTGCAGGACCTGGTGCCCACCCTTCCTGCAGGACCTGGTGCCCTCCCTTCATGCTGGACCTGGTGCCCATCCTTCCTACAGGACCTGGTGCCCACCCTTCCTGCAGGACCTGGTGCCCACCCTTCCTGCAGGACCTGGTGCCCTCCCTTCATGCTGGACCTGGTGCCCACCCTTCCTGCAGGACCTGGTGCCCACCCTTCCTGCAGGACCTGGTGCCCACCCTTCCTGCAGGACCTGGTGCCCTCCCTTCATGCTGGACCTGGTGCCCACCCTTCCTACAGGACCTGGTGCCCACCCTTCCTGCAGGACCTGGTGCCCTCCCTTCATGCTGGACCTGGTGCCCATCCTTCCTGCAGGAGCTGGTGCCCACCCTTCCTGCAGGACCTGGTGTCCATCCTTCCTGCAGGACCTGGTGTCCATCCTTCCTGCAGGACCTGGTGCCCATCCTTCCTGCATGACCTGGTGTCCATCCTTCCTGCAGGATCTGGTGCCCATCCTTCCTGCATGA